The Cellulomonas sp. S1-8 genomic sequence GTACGAGGGCATGGTCGTCGGCGAGAACGCGCGCAACGAGGACATGGACGTCAACATCACCAAGGAGAAGAAGCTCAACAACATCCGCTCGTCGACGTCGGAGTCGTTCGAGAACGTGGTGCCGCCGCGCAAGCTGACGCTCGAGGAGTCGCTCGAGTTCGCCCGCGAGGACGAGTGCGTCGAGGTCACGCCCGAGGTCGTCCGCATCCGCAAGGTCGTCCTCGACCAGACCGACCGTGCCCGGACCACCGCCCGCAACAAGAAGGCCTGACACCGCGCGACCATGACCGGAGGCCTGCTGGCGGTGCACGCGCACCCCGACGACGAGTCCCTCGCGACGGGTGCGCTGCTCGCGACGTGGGCGGCCGACGGCCGCCCCGTCACGGTGGTGACCGCGACGCGCGGCGAGCGCGGCGAGGTCATCGGGCGGCGGTGGGCGCACCTGGCGGGTGACCCGGCCGCCCTCGCGGACCACCGCGAGGGCGAGGTCGCGGCGGCGCTGGCCGAGCTCGGCGTCCACGACCACGGCTTCCTCGACGAGGCCGTCGCCGCGGACGTGCGGTACGAGGACTCCGGCATGGCGTGGGTCGGCCCGGGCCGGGCGGGGGAGGTCGACGACGTCCCGCCCGGCGCGTTCGCCGTCGCGTCGCTCGAGGAGGCCTCGCAGGCGCTCGCGCGCGTGCTGCGCTCCCGGCGCCCCGCGGTGGTCGTGACGTACGAGCCCGGCGGCGGTTACGGCCATCCCGACCACGTGCGTGCGCACGACGTGACGCTGCACGCGCTCGAGCTCGCCGCGCGTGAGGGTGACACCACCTCCCCGGCGCACGTCGTGCCCGTCGTCCTGTGGTCGGTGGTCGGGCGCTCCACGTTGCGCAGTGCGCGGACGGCGCTCGCGGGCGAGGCCGTGCTCGCCGCGCTGGGCGCCACGATCGCTGGGCTGACGCTGCCGGACCCCACCGCCGAGCCGCCCGCGATGGCCGTGCCGGACGACGACGTCGACGTGCTTGTCGACGTCGCACCGGTCCGCGCGCAGCTGCTGGCCGCCCTGCGCGCACATGCCACGCAGGTCCAGGCCGTGCGCCCGGTGGACGGCGACGACACGCTGCTCGGGTGCTACGCGCTGAGCAACGCCGTGCTGGCGGCGGTGCCGACCACCGAGGCGTACCGCTACGCCCCGGGCAGCCTGCGCGCCGCAGAGGCCGGCGTGGCCTGGCCCGTCGGTGTGCGACCGGTAGCCTGAGCGCCGTGCAGCCGCCCACCGCCGCGACCCTCTGGCGCGCCGTCGCCGCCCTCGCCGCCGGCGTGTTCGCCGGGATGCTCGGCACGGTCATGCACCGGGCCCTGCGCCCCTGGGGTCTGGTCGTCTGCCTGCTGCTGGTGCTGGTGGTCGCGCTGACCGCGCGCGCCTGGGCCGGCTGGTTCGGGTACGTCGGCAGCGCCGGGGGCACGCTGATCGCGGTGCAGGTCCTCGCTGGTGGCGGGCCGGGAGGCGACGTCCTGGTGCCCTCCACGGACCTGTGGGGCTGGGCGTGGGCGGTCGGCGCGGTCCTGGCGGTGACGGCCGTGGCCTTCGTGCCACGCCGCTGGGTCGAGGACGAACGGCCGACGACGCCGTGACGGCGCACGCGTGACCGAGCAGGGCGTCACGTCGGACGCGTTCCGGGCGGTGGCCGCCCGGCTCGCCGCGGGCGTCGTGGTCGTGTCCGCGGTGCGCCACGGGGTCGCGCACGCGGCGACCGTGAGCTCGGTGGCGTCGGTGTCGCTCGATCCCGCGCTCCTGCTGTTCTGCGTCCACGTCGACGCCCGGCTGCGGGACGTCCTCGACGACGTCGACACGTGGGCGGTCTCGGTCCTGGCGGACGACCAGGCCGACGTCGCCGACTGGCTGGCGTCGCCCGGGCGCCCGGCGGTCGGCCAGCTCGACCGCGTCTCGCACCGGCCCGGCCCCGTGTCGGGTGCCGCGTGGATCGACGGGGCGGCCGCCTGGTTCGACTGCCGCACCGAGGCGGTGCACGCCGCGGGGGACCACGACGTCGTCATCGGCCGTGTGCTGGCGGCCGGTGAGGGGTCGGCTGTCGCCGGTGCCCTCGTCCACCTGCGAGGACGTGTGCGCACCGTCCGCTGACGGGGCCTGCGCGGGGGCGTCGGGCGGGGTGCGTCACAGATCGGCCACGGCCTGGGCCCGCAGCCCCGTCCGCGCAGGCCGTCACCGTAGAATCGCCGCGCGCGCGTCGTGCGCGCAGCAGGACGCCTCACGGGGGATCGATGACGCACGGGACCGACCGCGACACACCGACCGACGACAGCACCGACCGCGGGACCGCGGCGGTGCCCGCCGGGTCCGAGGTGCGCACGGGCGACGGGACCGTCGTGGACGGGGTGTCCGACATCGAGGAGCCCGACGCGCGCCCGGCGGGCGAGGACGTGACCGTCGAGGACGTGACCGTCGAGGACGTGACGGGCGACGACGTCCCCGCCGACGAGACGACCGCTGCCGACGCCG encodes the following:
- a CDS encoding PIG-L family deacetylase, translated to MTGGLLAVHAHPDDESLATGALLATWAADGRPVTVVTATRGERGEVIGRRWAHLAGDPAALADHREGEVAAALAELGVHDHGFLDEAVAADVRYEDSGMAWVGPGRAGEVDDVPPGAFAVASLEEASQALARVLRSRRPAVVVTYEPGGGYGHPDHVRAHDVTLHALELAAREGDTTSPAHVVPVVLWSVVGRSTLRSARTALAGEAVLAALGATIAGLTLPDPTAEPPAMAVPDDDVDVLVDVAPVRAQLLAALRAHATQVQAVRPVDGDDTLLGCYALSNAVLAAVPTTEAYRYAPGSLRAAEAGVAWPVGVRPVA
- a CDS encoding flavin reductase family protein, with the protein product MTEQGVTSDAFRAVAARLAAGVVVVSAVRHGVAHAATVSSVASVSLDPALLLFCVHVDARLRDVLDDVDTWAVSVLADDQADVADWLASPGRPAVGQLDRVSHRPGPVSGAAWIDGAAAWFDCRTEAVHAAGDHDVVIGRVLAAGEGSAVAGALVHLRGRVRTVR